In a single window of the Gossypium hirsutum isolate 1008001.06 chromosome D02, Gossypium_hirsutum_v2.1, whole genome shotgun sequence genome:
- the LOC121214511 gene encoding ATPase 10, plasma membrane-type, with protein sequence MARLAPKTKVLRDGQWQETDAAILVPGDIISIKLRDIIPADARLLEGDPLKIDQIYHVKIPVLSVTLAIGSHRLSQQGAITKRMTAIEEMAGMDVLCSDKTGTLTLNRLTVDRNLVEVFSKNMDKDLVVLLAARASRLENQDAIDAAIINMLADPKEARANIKEVHFLPFNPVDKRTAITYIDSDGNCKGLFLCPRIFRIVIDDDFVVILNCNQNPREEISKGSSGLHWEDCTLRLAYANLCG encoded by the exons ATGGCTCGTCTGGCTCCTAAAACAAAG GTTCTCAGAGATGGTCAGTGGCAAGAGACAGATGCTGCTATTTTAGTACCAGGAGATATAATTAGCATAAAACTTAGAGATATCATCCCTGCAGATGCTCGCCTTCTTGAAGGCGATCCACTTAAAATTGATCAG ATATATCATGTAAAAATTCCTGTATTATCTGTTACTCTTGCAATCGGTTCTCATCGACTGTCTCAACAG GGTGCCATTACTAAAAGGATGACTGCAATTGAAGAAATGGCTGGAATGGATGTTCTATGCAGTGACAAAACTGGAACTCTGACCTTGAATCGTCTAACCGTTGATCGGAACCTTGTTGAG GTTTTTAGCAAAAATATGGACAAAGACTTGGTTGTTCTGCTAGCAGCAAGAGCCTCCAGACTGGAAAATCAGGATGCTATTGATGCAGCCATCATTAACATGCTTGCAGACCCGAAGGAG GCTCGTGCAAACATCAAAGAGGTTCACTTTCTTCCATTCAACCCAGTCGACAAACGTACCGCAATTACATACATTGACTCTGATGGTAATTGCAAAGGTTTATTTTTGTGTCCCAGGATATTTAGGATagtgattgatgatgattttgttgtCATTTTAAATTGCAATCAGAACCCAAGGGAAGAAATTTCAAAGGGGAGCTCAGGCCTCCATTGGGAGGATTGCACACTGCGGCTTGCTTATGCAAATCTATGTGGTTGA